From the Lysinibacillus fusiformis genome, the window CTCGCAAAGAAAGGAAAAATGAAAGTTCCTTTTCCAGCCTTGTTATTTTTAATGGGTGGGTTAGTGATCACGATTGTGATTGGTTTTTTGCTGCCAGAAAAAATCTTTGAATATTTGATCACGGCAGCGGGTTTAATGTTGATCTATAATTGGCTTTTTATTTTAGTAACATATGGGAAACTTATGGAGTTAACGAAGTGGGGGCATGTAAAGAATGGTATAGGGATGTTGCTCATTGCTGTGACGGTATCTGGGACTTTAGGTGAAAAAACAAGCAGACTCGGTTTTTGCGTGAGCCTGCTCTTTATTGTCTTAATCGGTGTGGCGACGTGGATCGTTGTGAAAAGGCAAAAAAACATTGTGTAATGAACCATTTTCCTGTGACATCCGTAAAAAAGGACACTTGGATGGACTATGGTTATCATCACTTAAAAAATACTGCTTCCATTCATAGCTATCCTCTTGCCCGTACCATTTTAAATCTGGATGCCCTGAAATCGTGTCATAGTCTGCAATACGCTGGCGGATGAGCTTTTTGATTTTTCGTCCAAAGGTGGTCGAGTCGTTAATATCATCAAATATCCAACGTGGTTGAATAGCCATCAATAAAGTGGAAAAATGACGACTCTTTCGCAATTTATGGGCTGGTGTTGCACAAGAAATAAAATAGGGCTCTCCATGAAAGCAAAATTCCCATTCATGGTGGGTTGGTTCCATTGGTATTCCCTCAGGCCAATCCATCTCATCTATATTGGTTAAATTGTTTAAGATGGACCAAAATAACTGCTGATAATCTGCCACTTCAAAGTTTTCTCGCATTTCGTGAGGGGTATGAAAGAATACAGTAAGTGTTGTATATTTTCCGAAAGTTCGTGACGCTTTCGTATAGTCCTTTAAGCATTGTGCCAACATCTTAATCGATTGCTCCTCCCGTGGATCCCCGACAAAACTATAGCGCAAATGGTTTGATAAAAAACCCATTCTTGCTGGTATACACGGAAATGTATTCGCTTCGTCTGCAATCGTGGCAGCAAA encodes:
- a CDS encoding YqcI/YcgG family protein, producing the protein MEVVVFDREWIEEKFETLPLWQQSAYTDFAATIADEANTFPCIPARMGFLSNHLRYSFVGDPREEQSIKMLAQCLKDYTKASRTFGKYTTLTVFFHTPHEMRENFEVADYQQLFWSILNNLTNIDEMDWPEGIPMEPTHHEWEFCFHGEPYFISCATPAHKLRKSRHFSTLLMAIQPRWIFDDINDSTTFGRKIKKLIRQRIADYDTISGHPDLKWYGQEDSYEWKQYFLSDDNHSPSKCPFLRMSQENGSLHNVFLPFHNDPRRHTD